The following coding sequences lie in one Cannabis sativa cultivar Pink pepper isolate KNU-18-1 chromosome 5, ASM2916894v1, whole genome shotgun sequence genomic window:
- the LOC115716783 gene encoding UV-B-induced protein At3g17800, chloroplastic isoform X2: MQVYGVVSDASFVIPKGGGLKAPDSRHFHCHSSLTHSNSFFSSAFFRSCPSFYLPKLRNGLYKYRARDVTMRASESSSGDLEPFAPLQFESPVGQLLAQILQTHPHLLPAAIDQQLESLGTDSDDTQKKDLSSYPQDLLYKRIAEVKDKERRNTLEEILYCLIACKFVENDITMIPKISETSDPTGRVDFWPNQEQKLECIHSPEAFEMIQSHLSLVLGERVVGPLESIVQISKIKLGKLYAASIMYGYFLKRVDERFQLERTMKTLPERFIKEQDSMEDLSPANRLWDPESLIRVPPDDNDFDSDEEGRSYRLRSYVMYLDADTLQRYATIRSKEAISLIEKQTQALFGRPDIKIAEDGSIDTSNDEVVSITFSGLTMLVLEAVAFGSFLWDAENYVESKYHFVKG; encoded by the exons ATGCAGGTTTATGGTGTAGTAAGCGATGCGTCGTTTGTTATTCCTAAGGGCGGTGGCCTGAAAGCTCCGGACTCGAGGCACTTCCACTGTCATTCATCACTCACCCATTCCAACTCCTTTTTTTCTTCTGCTTTTTTCAGA AGCTGCCCTTCTTTTTATCTACCCAAGCTTAGAAATGGATTGTACAAGTACCGGGCAAGAGATGTTACTATGAGAGCCTCAGAGTCTTCAAGTGGTGATTTAGAGCCATTTGCCCCTCTTCAATTTGAATCCCCTGTTGGCCAGCTTTTGGCCCAAATTTTGCAAACACATCCACATTTACTTCCTGCAGCCATTGACCAGCAGCTTGAGAGCCTTGGAACTGATAGCGATGATACCCAGAAAAAGGATTTATCTTCTTACCCGCAAGATCTACTCTACAA GAGAATTGCTGAAGTTAAAGACAAAGAAAGGCGCAACACCCTGGAAGAGATATTATACTGCTTAATTGCTTGTAAATTTGTGGAGAATGACATTACAATGATACCAAAGATATCAGAGACTTCAGATCCCACTGGCCGGGTGGATTTTTGGCCAAATCAAGAGCAGAAACTAGAATGTATTCATTCTCCCGAAGCATTTGAGATGATCCAGAGTCACTTATCCCTTGTGCTTGGGGAGCGGGTTGTAGGGCCCCTTGAATCTATTGTTCAGATTAGCAAAATAAAACTTGGAAAACTGTATGCTGCTTCAATCATGTATGGATATTTTCTCAAGAGAGTTGATGAAAGGTTTCAGCTTGAGAGAACCATGAAAACTCTTCCCGAGCGTTTCATTAAAGAACAAGATAGCATGGAAGACCTATCGCCAGCAAACCGGTTATGGGATCCTGAATCGTTGATCAGAGTACCACCTGATGACAATGATTTTGACAGCGACGAGGAAGGTAGGTCATACAGACTTCGATCCTATGTGATGTACTTAGATGCAGATACACTTCAGAGATATGCTACTATAAGATCCAAGGAAGCTATTTCATTGATTGAGAAGCAAACTCAGGCTCTGTTCGGTAGGCCTGACATTAAAATTGCAGAAGACGGTTCAATAGATACATCTAATGATGAAGTGGTTTCAATTACCTTTTCTGGGCTGACAATGCTTGTGTTGGAGGCTGTTGCGTTTGGATCATTCCTGTGGGATGCAGAAAATTATGTTGAATCTAAATATCATTTCGTTAAGGGCTAA
- the LOC115716783 gene encoding putative ribonuclease H protein At1g65750 isoform X1, producing the protein MSKKGFGETWRKWIRGCISSTSFSLFVNGRTWGNFKGSRGLRQGDPLSPFLFTLVVDIIGRMIDQAVNSSIFSGFVVGKDKVQVSHLQFADDTLLFANDEASLQILVRIVEAFCAISGLKVNMNKSQVLGISMHESVVAECASQIGCEMENWPMSYLGMPLGGSPKKKLFWAPVLEKCAKRLDGWKSSFLLIQSVLPSMPTYYLSLFKAPKAVLLSLEKMMRDFLWEGGDSMGGDHLVAWEEVCRPKHEGGLAIGRLDMRNKGLLMKWLWRYPLESNSLWHKVIKNRYGRAENCWDTKYGHRLSPRGPWKDISYLYGKFLELVKFKVGNGATIRFWEDIWIGETTLKNRFSDLAVVSKAKNTSIKDLVAIEGEVGNCIASWNFQFRRNLMEREMPILMDLLQLLEHIRLLNISVDIRVWKPDPGGIFSCKLAFKWFTSDHNVGELFWMKILWKSRCPFKVKVFGWLVALGKINVHPMMQKRRPFICLSPGWCVCCKKSSEEVMHLFLGCCLAQRLWIKLLNAFEIQWVIPGSVPLMMVSKVGGSKGRSCLWRTTVLAIIWVIWLEMNNRIFERIEASAEDLWEKVKFWIAVWVYKTKSFEQFSFLDLNRDWRLLCNVV; encoded by the coding sequence ATGTCAAAAAAGGGGTTTGGGGAAACTTGGAGGAAATGGATTAGAGGATGCATCTCGTCAACATCATTCTCCTTATTCGTGAATGGAAGAACATGGGGAAACTTTAAAGGATCTCGGGGCCTTAGACAAGGTGATCCTCTTTCACCTTTTCTTTTTACACTAGTGGTAGATATAATTGGAAGGATGATTGACCAAGCTGTGAATTCAAGTATTTTCTCGGGGTTTGTAGTGGGCAAAGATAAGGTTCAAGTCAGCCATTTGCAATTTGCGGATGATACGCTTCTGTTTGCAAATGATGAGGCCTCACTTCAAATATTGGTAAGAATTGTTGAGGCTTTTTGTGCTATTTCAGGATTGAAAGTAAACATGAATAAAAGTCAAGTGCTGGGTATCTCTATGCACGAGAGTGTGGTTGCTGAGTGCGCTAGTCAAATTGGTTGTGAAATGGAGAATTGGCCTATGTCATATCTTGGAATGCCTTTAGGTGGCTCGCCCAAGAAAAAGTTGTTTTGGGCACCTGTCTTGGAAAAATGTGCTAAAAGGCTGGATGGGTGGAAATCCTCTTTTTTACTGATTCAATCGGTGCTTCCATCTATGCCTACTTACTATCTCTCTCTTTTTAAAGCTCCAAAAGCAGTTTTACTCTCGTTAGAAAAAATGATGAGAGATTTTCTTTGGGAAGGAGGAGATTCAATGGGTGGGGATCATTTGGTGGCCTGGGAGGAGGTGTGTAGACCTAAACATGAGGGAGGCCTCGCTATTGGCAGGCTAGATATGAGAAATAAAGGGTTGCTTATGAAATGGCTTTGGCGATACCCATTAGAATCAAACTCACTTTGGCATAAAGTGATCAAAAATCGTTATGGGAGAGCAGAAAATTGTTGGGATACTAAATATGGTCATAGGCTATCTCCAAGAGGTCCTTGGAAGGATATATCATATCTCTATGGTAAATTTTTGGAGCTGGTAAAATTTAAAGTGGGCAATGGTGCAACCATTCGGTTTTGGGAAGATATCTGGATTGGAGAAACAACATTAAAGAATCGCTTTTCGGACCTGGCAGTGGTTTCAAAGGCGAAAAATACGAGTATAAAAGATCTTGTTGCCATTGAAGGAGAGGTAGGAAATTGCATTGCAAGCTGGAATTTTCAGTTTAGAAGGAACTTGATGGAGAGGGAAATGCCTATTCTTATGGATTTACTGCAACTACTGGAACATATTAGGCTGCTTAATATCTCAGTGGATATCAGAGTATGGAAACCAGATCCTGGTGGAATTTTCTCTTGTAAGTTAGCATTCAAATGGTTTACTTCAGATCATAATGTTGGCGAGTTATTTTGGATGAAAATCTTATGGAAAAGCAGGTGCCCTTTTAAAGTTAAAGTCTTCGGATGGTTGGTGGCATTAGGAAAAATTAATGTGCATCCTATGATGCAAAAAAGGCGACCATTTATTTGCTTGTCCCCGGGTTGGTGTGTTTGTTGTAAGAAAAGTAGTGAAGAAGTGATGCATTTGTTTTTGGGGTGTTGTCTTGCGCAAAGACTTTGGATAAAGTTGCTGAACGCCTTTGAGATCCAATGGGTAATTCCCGGATCAGTCCCTCTAATGATGGTGAGCAAGGTGGGGGGTAGTAAGGGTAGATCATGCTTATGGAGGACAACTGTTCTAGCAATCATTTGGGTTATTTGGCTTGAAATGAATAACagaatttttgaaagaattgAAGCTTCAGCTGAAGACTTATGGGAAAAAGTCAAATTCTGGATAGCTGTTTGGGTTTACAAAACTAAGAGTTTTGAGCAGTTTTCGTTCTTAGATTTGAATAGAGATTGGAGACTGTTGTGCAATGTTGTTTAA
- the LOC115716548 gene encoding bZIP transcription factor 16 gives MGSSEMDKPAKDREKDSKTPPPPSTQEQSSTTSTGAVNPDWSGFQAYSPMPPHGFLASSPQPHPYMWGVQHIMPPYGTSPHPYVAMYPHGGLYAHPSMPPGSYPFSPFAIPPPNGIAAEASGNTPGSIEADGRPSEVKEKLPIKRSKGSLGSLNMITGKNSELGKTSGGSANGGYSKSAESASEGSSEGSDVNSQDDSQLKSGGRQDSLEGDASQNGNSMHGPQNGGPNTPHSMVNQTMNIMPITAGGGGAPGAVPGPATNLNIGMDYWGAPAASAIPALRGKVPSTPVAGGIVTAGSRDSVQSQLWLQDERELKRQKRKQSNRESARRSRLRKQAECDELAQRADALKEENANLRSEVNRIRSEYDQLLSENTSLKEKLGEVPGQDDLRSGRSEQHLNNDTRQTGQIEKHGGH, from the exons ATGGGTAGCAGCGAGATGGATAAACCAGCTAAAGATAGAGAGAAGGATTCAAAGACCCCGCCTCCTCCTAGTACACAG GAGCAGTCTTCGACTACAAGTACTGGTGCAGTTAATCCTGATTGGTCGGGGTTTCAG GCATATTCTCCGATGCCTCCACATGGGTTCTTGGCATCAAGTCCCCAACCTCACCCATATATGTGGGGTGTCCAG CATATTATGCCTCCATATGGTACCTCTCCACATCCATACGTTGCAATGTATCCTCATGGTGGGTTATATGCTCATCCGTCTATGCCTCCG GGGTCTTATCCTTTTAGCCCTTTTGCTATCCCTCCTCCGAATGGCATTGCTGCTGAGGCTTCT GGTAATACTCCTGGCAGCATAGAAGCAGATGGTAGGCCATCTGAAGTGAAGGAAAAGTTGCCTATTAAAAGATCGAAAGGAAGCTTAGGCAGTTTAAATATGATTACAGGGAAAAATAGTGAGCTTGGTAAAACTTCAGGCGGCTCCGCTAATGGAGGTTACTCCAAAAG TGCTGAGAGTGCTAGTGAAGGCTCAAGTGAGGGGAGTGATGTAAACTCACAGGAT GACTCACAACTCAAGTCAGGGGGTAGACAAGATTCTTTAGAAG GTGATGCATCTCAGAATGGAAATTCTATGCACGGTCCTCAGAATGGAGGACCAAACACACCTCATTCAATGGTTAATCAAACAATGAACATTATGCCAATAACAGCTGGTGGTGGTGGTGCTCCTGGTGCTGTTCCTGGTCCTGCAACAAACTTAAATATAGGAATGGACTATTGGGGGGCTCCAGCTGCATCTGCCATTCCTGCATTACGTGGGAAGGTTCCTTCTACTCCAGTTGCAGGAGGAATTGTCACTGCTGGCTCTCGTGATAGTGTTCAGTCTCAGCTTTGGTTACAG GATGAAAGAGAGCTTAAAAGGCAGAAAAGGAAACAGTCAAATAGAGAATCTGCTCGTCGCTCTAGATTGCGTAAACAG GCTGAATGTGATGAGCTGGCTCAGCGAGCAGATGCATTAAAAGAAGAAAATGCTAATCTTAGATCAGAGGTTAACCGAATCAGGAGTGAGTACGACCAGCTTCTTTCAGAGAATACTTCTCTCAAG GAGAAGCTCGGGGAAGTTCCTGGACAAGATGACCTAAGATCTGGCAGGAGCGAGCAACATTTGAACAATGACACCCGACAAACAGGTCAAATAGAAAAGCACGGCGGTCACTAG